In Nostoc sp. GT001, a genomic segment contains:
- a CDS encoding tetratricopeptide repeat protein produces MKVKCKSKSAFVQPIGCMMLSIISVMGISPLVLAVPGQVSLHSPEQSAQRQPQKLAQFSGTGTPERSQLLQQANGLFSQGDLTGAEENLRKLIKKFPDDAFGHFQLGNVLFRQKKPEDAISSFREAIRLQPKYALAYNAIGIVYASQSRWEEAITEYKKALEINPNYGEGLTNFALALWQTNKKDEALSSLEKALNIFKEQNRGEKVNQVERILKEIKTAEDPSVS; encoded by the coding sequence ATGAAGGTGAAGTGCAAATCCAAATCAGCATTTGTTCAACCTATTGGCTGCATGATGCTGAGTATTATCAGTGTAATGGGTATATCACCATTAGTCTTAGCGGTTCCTGGACAAGTTTCTTTACATTCGCCAGAACAGTCTGCACAGAGACAACCACAAAAACTAGCACAATTTTCAGGCACAGGAACACCAGAGCGATCGCAACTCCTGCAACAAGCCAATGGTTTATTTAGCCAGGGAGACTTAACAGGTGCAGAAGAAAATTTACGCAAATTAATTAAAAAATTCCCAGACGATGCTTTCGGACACTTTCAACTGGGAAATGTACTTTTTCGGCAAAAGAAACCAGAAGATGCAATTAGCTCCTTTCGAGAAGCCATTCGCCTCCAGCCAAAATACGCTCTAGCTTACAATGCGATTGGTATTGTTTACGCAAGCCAAAGTCGTTGGGAAGAAGCCATTACTGAATATAAAAAAGCTCTGGAAATTAATCCTAATTATGGCGAAGGGTTGACTAATTTTGCACTAGCATTGTGGCAAACAAATAAAAAAGACGAGGCGCTATCTTCTTTAGAAAAAGCTTTAAATATTTTCAAAGAACAGAATAGAGGTGAAAAAGTTAACCAAGTAGAACGAATTTTAAAAGAGATCAAAACTGCTGAAGATCCTAGTGTTTCCTGA
- a CDS encoding Uma2 family endonuclease, whose product MTFLSALTLPDHTQLPDSDGTFVKNWQEHPQSILLTDSIKLVLEELYPDSQYCIGQDLGIYWRLTDPPEKGAEAPDWFYVPNVPSTLDGKTRRSYVLWKEFIAPLIVIEFVSGDGSEERDSAPPSQGQGGNVGKFWVYEQAIRVPYYGIYEVAKAQVEVYHLVDNSYQLMQPNERGHYPIAPMGVELGIWQGFYQNAELPWLRWWNAQGNLLLTGEERAEVEQQRAETERQKRLLITEKLRSLSAEQLKALGIDPEMLD is encoded by the coding sequence ATGACTTTCCTATCGGCATTAACTTTACCCGATCACACCCAGTTACCAGACTCAGACGGTACATTCGTGAAAAACTGGCAAGAGCATCCCCAAAGTATTTTACTCACTGACTCGATTAAACTTGTCTTAGAGGAACTTTATCCTGATAGTCAATATTGTATTGGACAGGATTTAGGCATCTACTGGCGATTGACAGATCCTCCTGAGAAAGGGGCTGAAGCACCAGACTGGTTTTATGTACCCAATGTACCATCTACTCTCGATGGTAAAACACGGCGTTCTTATGTGTTGTGGAAGGAGTTTATTGCACCCTTAATTGTAATTGAATTTGTCTCTGGAGATGGTTCAGAAGAACGAGATAGCGCACCGCCATCTCAAGGGCAAGGTGGAAATGTTGGTAAGTTTTGGGTTTATGAGCAGGCAATTAGAGTGCCTTATTATGGAATTTATGAAGTAGCAAAAGCACAGGTTGAAGTTTATCACCTAGTTGATAATAGTTATCAACTGATGCAACCCAATGAACGAGGACATTATCCAATTGCTCCTATGGGTGTAGAGTTAGGAATCTGGCAAGGATTTTATCAGAATGCAGAGTTACCTTGGTTGCGCTGGTGGAATGCACAAGGAAATTTACTGCTAACGGGTGAGGAACGGGCGGAAGTTGAGCAACAAAGGGCTGAAACTGAACGACAGAAGCGGCTTTTAATTACAGAGAAATTGCGATCGCTTTCTGCTGAACAACTCAAGGCTTTAGGAATTGATCCAGAAATGTTGGATTAG
- a CDS encoding Uma2 family endonuclease, producing the protein MVISQSEYYISPEEYLEGEKVSEIKHEYIDGQVYAMAGASDAHVTVVGNLFVLLRNHLRGSACRVYMLDMKAQIEVINRYFYPDVMVTCDPRDKEFEYFKCYPSLIIEVLSESTEGYDRGKKFASYRHLESLQEYVLISPDRMSVECFRRNEQGQWVLYPYEQAGEVHLASVDFRCAIAEIYEDVLLVDENIS; encoded by the coding sequence ATGGTCATTAGCCAAAGTGAGTACTATATCTCTCCAGAAGAATATTTAGAAGGCGAGAAAGTAAGTGAAATTAAACACGAGTATATTGATGGACAAGTCTATGCAATGGCAGGGGCGAGTGATGCTCATGTTACTGTAGTAGGAAACTTGTTTGTACTGCTGCGAAACCATCTCCGGGGTAGTGCTTGCCGTGTCTATATGTTAGATATGAAAGCACAAATTGAGGTCATAAATCGCTATTTTTATCCCGATGTAATGGTGACTTGCGATCCACGAGATAAAGAATTTGAATATTTTAAGTGCTATCCTTCCTTAATTATCGAAGTGCTTTCTGAATCAACCGAAGGCTATGACAGAGGAAAGAAATTTGCTAGTTATCGACACTTAGAATCACTACAAGAATATGTGCTAATTTCACCAGATCGAATGAGTGTAGAATGCTTCCGCCGCAACGAACAAGGACAGTGGGTACTTTACCCTTATGAACAAGCGGGAGAAGTGCATTTAGCTAGCGTTGATTTTCGTTGTGCGATCGCAGAAATATATGAAGATGTATTATTAGTAGATGAGAATATTTCCTAA
- a CDS encoding DHA2 family efflux MFS transporter permease subunit, translating to MANTGVIRQQGQNPALPPERVPLRTWIGVLASMLGAFMAVLDIQITNASLQDIQASLGATLEEGSWISTAYLVAEIVVIPLTGWLSRVFSLQRYLLVNTALFIFFSICCAWSWDLNSMILFRALQGFSGGVLIPTAMTVVLTTLPQSKQSVGLAAFGFSAVFAPSIGLTLGGWLTENFGWEYNFYINVIPGALMLAGVWYGIKQEKPQINLLKQGDWWGIIAMAIGLGSLQVVLEEGSRKDWFGSALIVRLSIIAGIFLAIFFYIELTRKQPFINLRLLFRRNFGLASIVNVSLGVGLYGSIYILPLYLAQIQKYNALQIGEVLIWAGIPQLFIIPLIPKLMQRIDVRLMVAVGVTLFSISAFMNSGMTNETGLDQLRWSQFVRAMGQPLIMVPLTSIATASLSPKEAGSASGLFNMMRNLGGSIGIASLATLLTNREQFHSNRLGDGVSLYNPETQQRIDQMTQYFISRGADLNTAQNQAIASISNIVRREAFVMAFNDCFYFIGIALLLSGIAILFLKKVKPTGGAVAH from the coding sequence ATGGCTAATACAGGTGTAATTCGTCAGCAAGGGCAAAATCCTGCTTTACCACCAGAGCGTGTACCGCTAAGAACCTGGATTGGTGTATTAGCCAGTATGCTTGGTGCATTTATGGCGGTATTGGATATTCAAATAACTAATGCTTCGCTGCAAGATATTCAAGCAAGTTTAGGAGCAACTCTCGAAGAAGGTTCTTGGATTTCTACCGCGTATCTTGTAGCAGAAATTGTGGTAATTCCTCTAACAGGATGGTTATCACGAGTATTTTCTCTGCAACGTTATTTATTAGTCAATACTGCACTCTTTATCTTCTTTTCTATATGCTGTGCTTGGTCATGGGATCTTAATTCCATGATTTTATTTCGCGCCTTGCAAGGTTTTAGCGGAGGAGTTTTAATTCCCACTGCTATGACAGTTGTCTTAACAACTTTACCCCAATCAAAACAATCAGTCGGACTGGCTGCATTTGGGTTTAGTGCAGTTTTTGCGCCCTCAATTGGCCTGACATTAGGAGGTTGGTTAACCGAAAATTTTGGTTGGGAATACAACTTTTATATAAATGTAATTCCAGGGGCATTAATGCTAGCTGGTGTTTGGTACGGAATTAAGCAAGAAAAACCCCAAATTAATTTACTCAAACAAGGTGACTGGTGGGGAATTATTGCGATGGCTATTGGCTTAGGTTCCCTACAAGTTGTTTTAGAAGAAGGTAGCCGCAAAGATTGGTTCGGTTCAGCTTTGATTGTGCGCTTAAGTATAATTGCAGGAATTTTCTTGGCGATATTTTTCTATATTGAATTAACTCGTAAGCAACCATTTATTAATTTGCGGCTTTTGTTTAGGCGCAACTTTGGTTTAGCTAGTATTGTCAATGTGTCGCTGGGCGTAGGATTGTATGGTTCAATTTATATTTTACCGTTGTATCTCGCCCAAATTCAAAAATACAATGCGCTGCAAATTGGTGAAGTGTTGATTTGGGCTGGTATTCCCCAACTATTTATTATTCCCCTCATACCCAAATTGATGCAACGCATTGATGTGCGCTTAATGGTGGCTGTTGGTGTCACTTTATTTTCCATCAGTGCATTTATGAACTCTGGAATGACTAATGAAACAGGATTAGATCAATTACGGTGGTCGCAATTTGTGCGTGCAATGGGACAACCCCTAATTATGGTTCCGCTAACTTCTATTGCTACTGCTAGTTTGAGTCCGAAAGAAGCAGGTTCGGCAAGTGGTTTATTTAATATGATGCGGAATCTAGGCGGTTCTATAGGAATTGCTTCTTTAGCGACTTTATTAACAAATAGAGAACAATTTCACTCGAATAGATTGGGTGATGGAGTATCTTTATATAACCCAGAAACTCAACAGCGAATTGACCAAATGACGCAGTATTTTATTAGTCGTGGAGCAGATTTAAATACAGCCCAAAATCAAGCGATCGCATCTATATCCAATATAGTCCGTCGGGAAGCATTTGTAATGGCTTTTAACGATTGTTTCTACTTTATTGGTATTGCATTATTACTCAGTGGGATTGCTATTTTATTCCTCAAAAAAGTGAAGCCAACTGGTGGCGCTGTGGCTCATTAG
- a CDS encoding MFS transporter has product MKKSLLPALRSRNYQLFFAGQGISLIGTWMTQLATIWLVYDLTKSPLMLGVVGFSSQIPNFFLAPFGGVFVDRFSRYRTLIGTQVLAMIQSLTLAALALTGVIEVWHIIALSLFQGFINALDAPARQAFVPELVERREDLANAIAINSTMFNGARLIGPAIGGLLIARVGTGYCFLIDGLSYIAVIAALLAMKVKPWKNSVTAGNPLQKVKEGFVYAFSFPPIRSVLLLSALVSLMGLQNTILVPVIAEQVLKGGAESLGFLMAASGVGALTGGIYLATRQTILGIGKLIALAPAILGTGLIAFSLSRFLPLSLFTMLFVGLGTILQIAASNTFLQTIVEDDKRGRLMSLYTMSFLGMIPVGNLLGGFLASRIGAPNTLIIDGIACILGSIIFSRQLPALRKIMRPIYEQKGIITTQEV; this is encoded by the coding sequence ATGAAAAAATCGCTACTACCTGCATTAAGGTCAAGAAACTACCAGCTGTTTTTTGCTGGGCAAGGTATTTCCCTAATTGGGACGTGGATGACGCAACTTGCCACAATTTGGCTAGTTTATGACTTGACAAAATCCCCATTAATGCTGGGAGTTGTGGGATTTTCTAGTCAAATTCCTAACTTTTTTTTAGCTCCCTTTGGCGGAGTATTTGTAGATCGCTTTTCTCGGTATCGTACCTTAATTGGTACGCAAGTCTTGGCGATGATTCAATCGTTAACATTAGCAGCGCTAGCGTTAACTGGAGTGATTGAGGTATGGCACATCATCGCCTTGAGTTTGTTTCAAGGATTTATTAACGCCTTAGATGCGCCAGCCCGTCAAGCTTTTGTGCCAGAATTAGTTGAACGCAGAGAAGATTTAGCCAATGCGATCGCTATTAATTCCACGATGTTCAACGGTGCTAGATTAATTGGCCCTGCGATCGGGGGTTTATTAATTGCTAGGGTTGGAACTGGCTATTGTTTTTTAATTGATGGTTTGAGCTACATTGCTGTAATCGCCGCTTTATTGGCAATGAAAGTTAAACCTTGGAAAAATTCGGTAACTGCCGGTAATCCCTTACAAAAAGTCAAAGAGGGATTTGTATATGCCTTTAGCTTCCCACCCATTCGATCCGTCTTGTTGCTATCAGCCTTAGTCAGCCTGATGGGACTGCAAAACACTATTCTTGTCCCAGTTATTGCCGAACAAGTTCTCAAAGGTGGTGCAGAAAGTTTGGGTTTTTTGATGGCGGCATCTGGAGTTGGAGCCTTAACTGGTGGTATTTATCTAGCTACGCGCCAAACAATCTTAGGAATTGGGAAATTGATTGCTCTAGCTCCAGCAATTTTAGGAACTGGTCTAATTGCCTTTTCTTTATCTAGATTTTTACCACTCTCTTTATTTACAATGTTATTTGTTGGCTTAGGAACAATTCTCCAGATTGCTGCTAGCAACACATTTTTACAAACCATTGTTGAAGACGATAAACGCGGGCGATTGATGAGCTTATACACAATGTCATTCTTGGGAATGATTCCAGTAGGTAATTTATTAGGAGGTTTCCTAGCAAGTCGTATTGGCGCTCCCAACACTTTAATTATTGATGGAATAGCTTGTATTTTAGGGTCAATTATTTTTAGCAGACAGTTACCTGCTTTAAGGAAAATAATGCGTCCAATTTATGAGCAAAAGGGGATTATTACGACTCAAGAAGTTTAA
- a CDS encoding HlyD family secretion protein: MGANTFNGRNGHKTPILEKEVVPDLESLETVTTEAPEIEKEVPPKRKRPTGLILAGLGVGAIAAGTFGFHYWQYASTHQETDNATVAGNIHQVSSRIPGTVSEVLVNDNQLVQPGQLLVKLDPRDYESKVQQAQAALENARSQAQAAQANIALSSQTTTGKTTQAQGDVSSAVAAISTAQAAVQEAQAGIPAAQAAVQEAQAGIPASLAQVAQTNANLSKAQADYNRYNELYKTGAIPRQQLDTAKAAYDVATAQKNAAIQGVEQAKAKLASAKVGVAQAQSQLAQAQENVTNAQAKLAASKGGLQQATAGGQDTTVKRSQYEAAKAAIAQSEASLKDAQLQLSYANVTAPSAGRVGRKNVEVGNRVAVGTPLMAIVDNNYWVVANFKETQLEKMRPGEPVEIKLDSFPHHTFSGRVDSISPASGAQFALLPPDNATGNFTKVVQRIPVKIVFDQKSIQGYESRITPGMSAEVAVEVK; encoded by the coding sequence ATGGGTGCTAATACTTTTAACGGACGCAACGGACACAAAACCCCAATTTTAGAAAAAGAAGTGGTTCCCGATTTAGAGAGTTTAGAAACTGTTACCACAGAAGCACCTGAAATCGAGAAAGAAGTTCCACCGAAACGCAAAAGACCGACTGGTTTAATTTTGGCAGGATTAGGTGTGGGTGCGATCGCCGCAGGTACTTTTGGTTTTCACTACTGGCAATACGCCTCCACCCACCAAGAAACAGACAACGCCACCGTTGCGGGAAATATTCACCAAGTTAGTAGTCGCATTCCCGGAACAGTAAGTGAAGTGCTGGTGAATGACAACCAACTGGTACAACCGGGACAATTGTTGGTGAAGTTAGATCCACGGGACTATGAAAGTAAGGTGCAACAAGCACAAGCAGCCCTCGAAAATGCTCGTAGTCAAGCGCAAGCGGCTCAAGCAAATATTGCTTTGAGTTCACAAACCACCACTGGTAAGACAACTCAAGCGCAAGGAGATGTCAGTAGTGCAGTAGCAGCAATTTCTACAGCCCAAGCAGCAGTACAAGAAGCCCAAGCTGGGATACCAGCAGCACAAGCAGCAGTACAAGAAGCTCAAGCTGGGATTCCTGCATCTCTTGCGCAGGTAGCGCAAACAAACGCCAATTTGTCAAAAGCTCAAGCAGATTACAATCGTTACAACGAATTGTATAAAACAGGTGCGATTCCTCGTCAGCAACTAGATACAGCCAAAGCTGCTTATGATGTGGCTACGGCACAGAAAAACGCCGCGATTCAGGGAGTAGAACAAGCCAAAGCCAAGTTAGCCTCCGCCAAAGTTGGTGTTGCCCAAGCCCAGTCTCAGTTAGCACAGGCGCAAGAAAATGTCACTAACGCCCAAGCTAAATTAGCAGCATCTAAGGGAGGATTGCAACAAGCGACCGCCGGGGGACAAGATACCACAGTTAAGCGTAGTCAATATGAAGCAGCAAAAGCAGCGATCGCGCAATCAGAAGCATCGCTCAAAGATGCACAATTGCAACTATCTTATGCCAATGTTACCGCCCCCAGTGCTGGACGGGTAGGTAGGAAAAATGTGGAAGTTGGCAACCGCGTCGCAGTAGGAACACCATTAATGGCGATCGTGGATAACAACTATTGGGTAGTTGCGAACTTCAAAGAAACTCAACTAGAAAAGATGCGGCCAGGAGAGCCAGTAGAGATTAAGCTAGATAGTTTCCCTCACCACACCTTTAGCGGTCGTGTTGACAGTATTTCGCCAGCTTCCGGCGCTCAGTTTGCCTTATTGCCACCGGATAATGCTACAGGTAACTTTACTAAAGTTGTCCAACGCATTCCCGTTAAAATAGTTTTTGACCAAAAGAGCATTCAAGGATACGAATCGCGGATTACTCCGGGGATGTCTGCGGAAGTTGCGGTGGAAGTCAAGTAA